One window of the Frankiales bacterium genome contains the following:
- a CDS encoding lysine 2,3-aminomutase: MTETLEATVEAADGRALPQPYAYARRELVEPDWRRFPGWAQVTEEEWRSAQWQRAHCVKNTGQLRAVLGDLVEDRFYEDLESDIAHAATMSMLLTPQMLNTMASGTDAAGAGSLTEAFYADPVRRYMLPVLSDRRTDWRSHPHATRDSLHEHEMWAVEGLTHRYPTKVLAEMLPTCPQYCGHCTRMDLVGNSTPTVDKLKFVGKPDNRQQEMLDYLRRSPGVRDVVVSGGDVANMPWPRLEQFVSALLEIDNIRDIRLASKALMGLPQHWLQDDVRAGMERLATTARQRGVGLAIHTHVNSAESVTPLVAEAARAMMEAGVRDVRNQGVLMRGVNATVNDLLDLCFSLLDGAGIMPYYFYMCDMIPNAEHWRLAVWEAQALQHGIMGYLPGFATPRIVCDVPYVGKRWVHQVHEYDRERGITYWTKNYRTGIETADAEALSRTYEYYDPIHTLGTTGQQWWTQHADSSIAAAESSRGVHS; encoded by the coding sequence GTGACCGAGACCCTCGAAGCCACTGTCGAGGCCGCCGACGGTCGTGCGCTCCCGCAGCCGTACGCCTACGCGCGCCGCGAGCTCGTCGAGCCGGACTGGCGCCGCTTCCCCGGCTGGGCGCAGGTGACCGAGGAGGAGTGGCGCTCCGCGCAGTGGCAGCGCGCGCACTGCGTCAAGAACACCGGCCAGCTGCGCGCCGTGCTCGGCGACCTGGTCGAGGACCGGTTCTACGAGGACCTCGAGTCCGACATCGCGCACGCCGCCACGATGTCGATGCTGCTCACCCCGCAGATGCTCAACACGATGGCGTCCGGCACGGACGCGGCGGGCGCGGGCTCGCTCACCGAGGCCTTCTACGCCGACCCGGTGCGCCGCTACATGCTGCCGGTGCTCTCCGACCGCCGCACCGACTGGCGCAGCCACCCGCACGCCACGCGGGACTCGCTGCACGAGCACGAGATGTGGGCGGTCGAGGGGCTCACCCACCGCTACCCCACCAAGGTGCTGGCCGAGATGCTGCCCACCTGCCCGCAGTACTGCGGCCACTGCACGCGCATGGACCTCGTCGGCAACTCGACCCCCACCGTCGACAAGCTGAAGTTCGTGGGCAAGCCGGACAACCGCCAGCAGGAGATGCTCGACTACCTGCGCCGCTCCCCCGGCGTGCGCGACGTGGTGGTCTCCGGCGGCGACGTCGCGAACATGCCGTGGCCCCGGCTCGAGCAGTTCGTGTCGGCGCTGCTGGAGATCGACAACATCCGCGACATCCGGCTGGCGTCCAAGGCCCTCATGGGCCTGCCGCAGCACTGGCTCCAGGACGACGTCCGCGCGGGCATGGAGCGCCTCGCGACCACGGCGCGCCAGCGCGGCGTGGGCCTCGCGATCCACACCCACGTCAACAGCGCCGAGTCGGTCACCCCGCTGGTCGCCGAGGCGGCGCGGGCCATGATGGAGGCCGGCGTCCGCGACGTGCGCAACCAGGGCGTGCTCATGCGCGGGGTCAACGCCACGGTCAACGACCTGCTGGACCTGTGCTTCTCGCTGCTCGACGGCGCCGGGATCATGCCCTACTACTTCTACATGTGCGACATGATCCCCAACGCCGAGCACTGGCGGCTCGCGGTGTGGGAGGCGCAGGCGCTGCAGCACGGGATCATGGGCTACCTCCCCGGCTTCGCCACGCCGCGCATCGTGTGCGACGTCCCCTACGTCGGCAAGCGGTGGGTGCACCAGGTGCACGAGTACGACCGCGAGCGCGGCATCACCTACTGGACGAAGAACTACCGCACCGGCATCGAGACCGCCGACGCCGAGGCGCTCTCGCGCACCTACGAGTACTACGACCCGATCCACACGCTCGGCACCACCGGCCAGCAGTGGTGGACGCAGCACGCCGACTCCTCCATCGCGGCGGCCGAGTCCAGCCGGGGCGTGCACTCCTGA
- a CDS encoding AsnC family transcriptional regulator: protein MEEIDQAIVRLLAGDGRMSYTDLGKATGLSTSAVHQRVRRLEQRGVIKGYTIDVDHDQLGLPLTALISIKPIDPAAPDDAPARLESIAAIEACHSVAGDESYVLKVRVGSPSDLEALLAEIRAKANVSTRTSVVLSTPYENRPPAV, encoded by the coding sequence GTGGAGGAGATCGACCAGGCCATCGTGCGGCTGCTGGCCGGCGACGGCCGGATGTCCTACACCGACCTCGGCAAGGCGACCGGGCTGTCGACCTCGGCCGTCCACCAGCGGGTGCGCCGGCTCGAGCAGCGCGGCGTCATCAAGGGCTACACGATCGACGTCGACCACGACCAGCTCGGCCTGCCGCTCACGGCCCTGATCTCGATCAAGCCGATCGACCCTGCGGCGCCGGACGACGCGCCCGCCCGCCTCGAGAGCATCGCGGCCATCGAGGCCTGCCACTCGGTGGCCGGCGACGAGAGCTACGTGCTCAAGGTGCGCGTGGGCAGCCCGTCGGACCTCGAGGCGCTGCTGGCCGAGATCCGCGCCAAGGCCAACGTGTCGACCCGCACGAGCGTGGTGCTCTCGACGCCGTACGAGAACCGGCCGCCGGCCGTCTGA
- a CDS encoding acyl-CoA dehydrogenase, with protein MALSITPAERLLPTDEAVELLHLVREIADAELRPQVDVAEHDGVFPREALRTLGKAGLLSLPYPEEHGGGGQPLEVYLQALEEIAGAWLSVGVSVSVHALACFPVATYGTPQQQERWLPEMLSGELLGAYCLSEPQSGSDAAALSTRAVPDGDGYVVTGTKAWITHGGTADFYNVMVRTGEDGPKGISCLLIPAEAEGLSFGAPERKMGLKASRTAQVILDGVRVGSDRLVGAEGQGFAIAMTALDSGRLGIAACAVGLAQAALDAAAAYAKERRQFGRPIGQFQGLQFLLADMATQVSAARALYVTAARLRDRGLPFGVEAAKAKLFATDTAMRVTTDAVQVLGGYGYVEDFPVERYMREAKVLQIVEGTNQVQRMVVGRSLLA; from the coding sequence ATGGCACTCTCGATCACCCCCGCCGAGCGGCTTCTGCCCACCGACGAGGCCGTCGAGCTGCTCCACCTGGTCCGCGAGATCGCCGACGCGGAGCTGCGACCGCAGGTCGACGTCGCCGAGCACGACGGCGTGTTCCCGCGCGAGGCGCTGCGCACGCTGGGCAAGGCGGGGCTGCTGTCGCTGCCCTACCCCGAGGAGCACGGCGGGGGCGGCCAGCCGCTGGAGGTGTACCTCCAGGCGCTCGAGGAGATCGCCGGGGCGTGGCTGTCGGTCGGCGTCTCGGTGTCGGTGCACGCGCTGGCGTGCTTCCCGGTGGCCACGTACGGCACGCCGCAGCAGCAGGAGCGCTGGCTGCCCGAGATGCTCTCCGGCGAGCTGCTCGGCGCCTACTGCCTGTCCGAGCCGCAGTCCGGGTCCGACGCCGCAGCCCTGAGCACCCGGGCGGTGCCCGACGGCGACGGCTACGTCGTCACGGGCACCAAGGCCTGGATCACCCACGGCGGCACCGCCGACTTCTACAACGTCATGGTGCGCACCGGCGAGGACGGCCCCAAGGGCATCTCGTGCCTGCTCATCCCGGCCGAGGCCGAGGGCCTGTCCTTCGGCGCGCCCGAGCGCAAGATGGGGCTCAAGGCGTCGCGCACCGCGCAGGTGATCCTCGACGGCGTCCGGGTCGGCTCCGACCGGCTCGTGGGCGCGGAGGGCCAGGGCTTCGCCATCGCGATGACGGCGCTGGACTCCGGTCGCCTGGGCATCGCGGCGTGCGCCGTCGGCCTCGCGCAGGCCGCCCTCGACGCGGCCGCGGCGTACGCGAAGGAGCGTCGTCAGTTCGGCCGCCCGATCGGGCAGTTCCAGGGGCTTCAGTTCCTGCTCGCGGACATGGCCACGCAGGTGTCGGCGGCCCGAGCGCTCTACGTGACCGCAGCGCGGCTGCGCGACCGCGGGCTGCCGTTCGGCGTCGAGGCGGCGAAGGCGAAGCTGTTCGCCACCGACACCGCGATGCGGGTGACCACCGACGCGGTGCAGGTGCTCGGGGGCTACGGCTACGTCGAGGACTTCCCGGTGGAGCGCTACATGCGCGAGGCCAAGGTGCTCCAGATCGTCGAGGGCACCAACCAGGTGCAGCGCATGGTCGTCGGCCGCTCGCTGCTCGCCTGA
- a CDS encoding M24 family metallopeptidase, producing MSTHPPVSDLADRLARARAATAAAGVDALLVSPGPDLRYLTGYDAIPLERLTCLVLRPDADPVVVVPGLERPAALASPLGELDVEVLPWAETDDPYALVASLLAPDATAAVDNHMWAEKVLRLRAAMPGATQTLAGDVLRELRMRKSPDEVEALRRAGAAIDRVHARVPEWLKVGRTEREVGRDIAEAIVAEGHVRVDFVIVGSGPNGASPHHELSDRVIGPGETVVVDIGGTMPDGYCSDETRTYSMGEPDSEVAAYYAVLQAAQAAACEHVRPGVTAESVDAAAREVIADAGYGELFVHRTGHGIGLETHEEPYIVAGNAEVLEPGMAFSIEPGIYLPGRSGARIEDIVVCGETAGERVNLRPRELVVL from the coding sequence GTGAGCACCCACCCCCCTGTCTCCGACCTCGCCGACCGTCTGGCGCGGGCACGGGCCGCCACCGCGGCCGCCGGCGTCGACGCCCTGCTCGTCTCGCCCGGCCCGGACCTGCGCTACCTCACCGGCTACGACGCGATCCCGCTCGAGCGGCTGACCTGCCTCGTGCTGCGCCCCGACGCGGACCCGGTCGTCGTCGTGCCCGGTCTCGAGCGGCCGGCGGCACTCGCCAGCCCGCTCGGCGAGCTCGACGTCGAGGTGCTGCCGTGGGCCGAGACCGACGACCCGTACGCCCTCGTGGCCTCGCTGCTGGCCCCCGACGCCACGGCCGCGGTGGACAACCACATGTGGGCGGAGAAGGTCCTGCGGCTGCGCGCGGCCATGCCGGGCGCGACGCAGACGCTGGCCGGCGACGTGCTGCGCGAGCTGCGGATGCGCAAGTCGCCCGACGAGGTGGAGGCGCTGCGCCGGGCCGGCGCGGCGATCGACCGCGTGCACGCCCGGGTGCCCGAGTGGCTGAAGGTGGGCCGCACCGAGCGTGAGGTGGGCCGCGACATCGCCGAGGCCATCGTGGCCGAGGGGCACGTGCGGGTCGACTTCGTCATCGTGGGCAGCGGGCCCAACGGCGCGAGCCCGCACCACGAGCTGTCCGACCGCGTCATCGGCCCGGGCGAGACCGTGGTGGTCGACATCGGCGGCACGATGCCGGACGGCTATTGCTCCGACGAGACGCGCACGTACAGCATGGGCGAGCCCGACTCCGAGGTCGCGGCCTACTACGCGGTGCTCCAGGCAGCCCAGGCGGCCGCCTGCGAGCACGTGCGCCCCGGCGTCACCGCCGAGAGCGTGGACGCGGCCGCGCGCGAGGTCATCGCCGACGCCGGCTACGGCGAGCTCTTCGTGCACCGCACCGGCCACGGCATCGGCCTGGAGACCCACGAGGAGCCCTACATCGTGGCGGGCAACGCCGAGGTGCTCGAGCCGGGCATGGCCTTCTCGATCGAGCCCGGCATCTACCTCCCCGGGCGCAGCGGCGCCCGGATCGAGGACATCGTCGTCTGCGGCGAGACCGCGGGCGAGCGCGTCAACCTCCGACCCCGGGAGCTGGTGGTGCTCTGA